The segment TTAGTCATTCCTACTAAATTCAACTGATCTGCATCTTTAATGACAGGTACAATTAAATTTCCGTCGGCCAAAGCCGCAGCCATTCCTAGATTGACATGCTTCTTTTTAATGATGTTATCCCCTTGTATCGAAATATTCATCATTGGAAAATCGCGCAATGCTTTTGCCACTGCTTCCATGAATATTGGTGTAAAAGTCAGGTTTTCTCCTTCTCTTTTAAAGAACTCATCTTTCACTTTCTTACGCCAGTTCCAGATTTTCGTCACATCGGCTTCTATAAAACTCTGCACATGAGCAGACGTTTGCACAGATTCTACCATATGATGAGCAATAAGTTTACCCATTCTAGTCATCTCTACAATCTCATCATCTCCACTTGCTAACACTGGAGCCGGTTGTGACTTTCTCTCAACTGCATTCACTTGAGCGGCCGCTGGTTTCGCTGTTTCAGATGGAACAGATTTTACAGGTTCGGATTGCGCGCTTCTTGAATCTAAATATGCTAGAATATCATTTTTGGTCACGCGTCCATCTTTTCCAGAACCTGGCATCGCATCGAGCTCATTCTGTGTTACCGCTTCTTGTTTTGCAATATTCCTTACTAAGGGTGAATAAAAACGATCTCCTGAGCTTACGATTGGCGCAGCAGTTTCTTGCGCTACTGTAACTGTTTTTGTCACCTCAGCAACAGCAACCGGTTCTGGAATAGATTCTGATGCTAGGACTTCTCCTTTTGGAGCAGCAGTTGCTACAGTATCTTCACCATCTATCTCTATAACAGCAATAGTTTGACCTACCTGAACAACATCATCAACTGCAAATAGTATTTCTACTAACACACCATCTACCTCACTTGGCACTTCACTATCAACTTTGTCTGTAGCAATTTCTAGCACTGCTTCATCAGCTTCAATTGTGTCACCAACCTCTTTTAACCAAGATGTTATTGTTGCCTCTGCAACACTCTCTCCCATTTTTGGAA is part of the Formosa sp. Hel1_31_208 genome and harbors:
- a CDS encoding dihydrolipoamide acetyltransferase family protein yields the protein MAKFELKLPKMGESVAEATITSWLKEVGDTIEADEAVLEIATDKVDSEVPSEVDGVLVEILFAVDDVVQVGQTIAVIEIDGEDTVATAAPKGEVLASESIPEPVAVAEVTKTVTVAQETAAPIVSSGDRFYSPLVRNIAKQEAVTQNELDAMPGSGKDGRVTKNDILAYLDSRSAQSEPVKSVPSETAKPAAAQVNAVERKSQPAPVLASGDDEIVEMTRMGKLIAHHMVESVQTSAHVQSFIEADVTKIWNWRKKVKDEFFKREGENLTFTPIFMEAVAKALRDFPMMNISIQGDNIIKKKHVNLGMAAALADGNLIVPVIKDADQLNLVGMTKKVNDLANRARHNQLKPDDIQGGTYTVTNVGTFGSIMGTPIINQPQVGILALGAIRKVPAVVETPEGDFIGIRYRMFLSHSYDHRVVNGALGGQFVKAVKDYLEAWDSNREI